A genomic segment from Torulaspora globosa chromosome 3, complete sequence encodes:
- the EMC5 gene encoding Emc5p (ancestral locus Anc_7.200) produces the protein MGLISKLLLIVSIVLIGHSGFSSYEFHQIVKFSKNGASESSIRIPKDILYETIAGLVIFVLSSFLSFEKLSYLPLLGPKKLLTQGQYLLDIEMSKATNVDNLIGSDPAGAVNFTPNFVDIIAKRSQVKEWEAKKDI, from the coding sequence ATGGGTCTTATATCGAAGCTTTTACTTATAGTGTCAATCGTACTTATTGGGCATTCAGGTTTCTCCAGCTATGAGTTCCACCAAATTGTgaaattttccaagaaTGGCGCATCGGAATCTTCTATTCGGATTCCAAAGGACATACTTTATGAAACAATAGCTGGTCTCGTCATCTTTGTATTGAGCTCATTCCTTTCATTCGAGAAGCTCAGCTATCTTCCGTTACTTGGTCCCAAGAAATTGCTCACGCAGGGTCAATATCTGTTAGACATTGAAATGAGCAAAGCTACGAACGTCGATAACCTGATTGGCAGCGATCCCGCCGGCGCTGTCAACTTTACACCAAATTTCGTCGATATCATAGCGAAGAGATCGCAAGTTAAAGAATGGGAAGCGAAGAAAGACATCTAA
- the ULP2 gene encoding SUMO protease ULP2 (ancestral locus Anc_7.197), whose amino-acid sequence MGDLGPSGGHRGYMRPTKPRKKSRSAGPGPVDRISDEDRSGTRRQRDDGSKLRSPSNGGPSRYTDRRYRSARELNAGDLLANSTGPDREQLCGKGEELGRIPGRSAAVGLLESTEGAYAAVVKYSISGTLSTLDVCGDTNYESQCVLDFFTDSTGPRVQFTLDRMENKDTQIDICRDCAGILVDESYTCLGFILLEARGLQLRARYKVGAGKSGDVLPTTALQFVSNDTNKIKRVQENLKGSSKGQVCILPTKEDLEKELRALGSIEQESIQESPTDTANEARSKFPHKERFPSIERWRARSHSRSSSGSVCRVVVPSSPERVHMPGVSPNAFYSRKGSLQKHAFSNLDIIRQTRSKAPNLAQSKLWNLDDEGEREIPERFEPQLCYKFDDGASYTITNQDFKCLYNHDWINDTILDFFTKYYVEKAVRNSVVTPEEVYIMSSFFYTKLISDPTDYYGNIKKWVNNSNLFQKKYVVVPININFHWFGCIITNLDSLKSFFERLNDSEKAKLSSKIAYTGTVTKSPRPSPDARAADISHFSSRNNTPSATEEDDEEVSVSAPIVKILTFDSLRQTHSREIDPLKDFLIAYAKDKYSIDLDKSLIKMRTCAVPQQPNMSDCGVHVILNTMKFFENPQGTIEIWRSAKSRSKANTKTINEYFERNKRSSARRDLRGILWHLQKEQIKLMEENREAREDNSDIHKEEEEGDLEIIEELSKHAEAQSHQNSQSADRPNEYNLHQLMQTESPCATKASIECFSGTTDSQHSPETGNRVQANEMPSASHVRNQIEGDSVKGRQSLSQSLSQRKYLESSPMRSSNEDTLPETTSPYFTTSGWRSGQAARDNENNKRLVSSRSLERLDNHEAKRRSFPSPGPLEKPDLDEESSSSLAIGTGTRDSQSSESSLGNGDMVSLSDNTHDDDVNLIGRDTLTQVQRNLASELNGRVSDEGIPVSRSLSDAPLLARNSVITHPLKERWPNGSDSDLVDELSTRHQIEMITSD is encoded by the coding sequence ATGGGGGATCTGGGCCCGAGTGGTGGTCATCGAGGGTATATGAGACCAACAAAGCCTAGGAAGAAGTCAAGGAGCGCCGGACCAGGGCCTGTAGACCGCATCAGCGATGAAGACCGTTCGGGGACGAGACGACAAAGAGATGACGGTAGCAAGCTTAGATCTCCGTCGAATGGTGGCCCAAGCAGATACACGGACCGTCGATACCGTAGTGCTCGTGAATTGAATGCTGGCGACTTGTTGGCGAATTCTACAGGGCCGGATCGAGAACAGCTATGTGGCAAGGGTGAAGAGCTGGGGAGGATTCCCGGGCGTTCTGCGGCTGTGGGTTTGCTGGAAAGCACCGAGGGAGCTTACGCTGCGGTCGTCAAGTACTCGATCAGTGGTACGCTGAGTACTCTGGATGTCTGTGGCGATACCAATTACGAGTCGCAGTGTGTGTTGGATTTCTTCACCGACTCCACTGGCCCACGAGTGCAGTTTACCTTGGATAGGATGGAAAACAAAGACACGCAGATCGATATCTGCAGAGACTGTGCGGGAATCTTGGTCGACGAAAGCTATACATGCCTGGGGTTTATCCTTCTAGAGGCGAGGGGTCTGCAGTTGCGTGCAAGATACAAGGTTGGCGCTGGGAAGAGTGGGGATGTGCTGCCTACAACGGCGTTGCAGTTTGTTAGCAACGACACAAACAAGATTAAAAGGGTGCAGGAAAACTTGAAAGGTTCCTCCAAAGGTCAGGTTTGTATTCTTCCTACCAAGGAAGATTTAGAAAAAGAGCTACGAGCGCTGGGCTCGATTGAGCAGGAATCAATTCAAGAGTCTCCGACAGACACTGCTAACGAAGCCAGATCCAAGTTTCCACATAAGGAGAGGTTCCCGTCGATCGAGCGTTGGAGGGCCCGCTCACATTCGCGTTCGTCCTCTGGCTCAGTCTGCAGGGTCGTTGTTCCTTCATCGCCTGAGCGCGTACACATGCCGGGCGTCTCTCCGAACGCATTTTACAGCCGAAAGGGCAGTCTCCAAAAGCATGCATTCTCTAATCTGGATATTATCAGACAGACTAGAAGCAAAGCACCGAATCTAGCTCAAAGCAAACTATGGAATTTGGATGACGAAGGCGAGCGCGAGATTCCCGAGAGATTTGAACCACAGCTATGCTACAAGTTTGATGATGGGGCTTCCTACACAATCACCAATCAAGATTTCAAATGCCTCTACAACCATGATTGGATTAACGATACGATCTTGGATTTTTTCACTAAGTATTACGTGGAGAAGGCTGTCAGAAATTCGGTTGTCACCCCTGAAGAAGTGTACATAATGTCGTCTTTTTTCTACACGAAGCTGATAAGTGACCCCACCGACTATTACGGGAATATTAAAAAATGGGTTAACAACAGCAatcttttccagaagaagTACGTGGTGGTCCCGATCAATATAAATTTCCATTGGTTTGGTTGCATTATTACAAACCTGGACTCATTGAAGAGTTTTTTTGAGAGGCTGAACGATAGTGAAAAAGCAAAACTGAGTTCCAAAATAGCCTACACGGGCACGGTCACTAAATCACCAAGACCTTCGCCGGATGCTCGTGCAGCCGACATTAGCCACTTTTCAAGCCGAAATAACACACCTTCAGcaactgaagaagacgatgaagaagtttctgTTAGTGCTCCCATTGTCAAGATTCTGACTTTCGACTCTCTCAGACAGACGCATTCCCGAGAAATAGACCCGTTGAAGGACTTTCTGATAGCATATGCCAAGGATAAATACTCAATCGATTTGGATAAAAGCCTTATCAAGATGAGGACCTGTGCAGTCCCTCAGCAACCCAATATGAGTGATTGCGGCGTGCATGTTATTTTGAATACTATGaaattctttgaaaaccCTCAAGGAACCATCGAGATTTGGAGGTCAGCCAAGTCAAGAAGCAAGGCCAACACTAAGACAATAAACGAATACTTCGAGAGAAACAAGAGAAGCTCTGCGAGACGAGACCTGCGAGGTATTCTGTGGCACTTACAAAAAGAGCAAATCAAGTTAATGGAAGAAAACAGAGAAGCCAGAGAAGATAACTCTGATATTCAtaaggaggaagaggaaggcGACCTTGAAATAATAgaagagctttcaaagcatgCGGAGGCACAATCGCATCAAAATAGTCAGTCAGCGGATAGACCAAATGAGTACAACTTACATCAACTAATGCAAACAGAGTCGCCTTGCGCAACCAAGGCATCTATCGAATGTTTCTCTGGTACTACAGATTCCCAGCATTCACCTGAAACAGGCAATAGAGTACAGGCAAATGAAATGCCAAGTGCATCGCACGTTCGCAATCAAATTGAAGGTGACTCTGTAAAAGGTAGACAGTCTCTGAGCCAATCTTTATCTCAAAGGAAATATCTCGAAAGCTCACCTATGAGATCATCGAACGAAGATACTTTGCCTGAGACTACCTCACCTTATTTTACGACTTCTGGCTGGAGAAGCGGGCAAGCTGCCAGGGATAACGAAAATAATAAGCGTCTAGTATCATCACGATCGTTGGAAAGATTAGATAACCACGAAGCTAAAAGACGGAgttttccttctccaggACCCCTGGAGAAGCCTGACCTAGATGAAGagagttcttcttctctcgCCATTGGGACAGGAACAAGGGACTCTCAATCTTCAGAATCCTCATTGGGGAATGGCGATATGGTCAGCCTATCCGATAATACGCATGATGATGACGTGAACTTGATAGGACGGGATACTTTGACTCAAGTCCAAAGAAATCTGGCCTCGGAATTGAACGGCAGGGTGTCAGATGAGGGTATTCCGGTCAGTAGATCTCTTTCGGATGCGCCACTCCTGGCGAGAAATAGCGTCATAACTCATCCACTTAAAGAACGGTGGCCTAACGGATCGGACAGCGACCTCGTCGACGAATTGTCCACACGCCATCAGATCGAAATGATTACTTCTGACTAG
- the IRR1 gene encoding cohesin subunit IRR1 (ancestral locus Anc_7.201): protein MSEVRRSARIRSKSSVESHDDVDEEEVRVDVDTAMEKPFSDEDESSDEEEDAQDEDYEETSNERKRKAGGQNGRSASKRGKSNTGHGSRAPSRKRRSAVSASAKEDQEQFLEAVKDFQPTEMFEILATSEDVSIEELARNWLETYKGDREEFLKDFINLLLCCCGAVAHVETHDVRSNESSNETIEEVQLVFQKQKIHEFHLLISKNSKRKSKYPHLYSNFVELMSRLMDLADEVQLICTEYTEDDSQITTGPFVLDLLTWLSTLSVCRIRCLRYIATQVLYLFQDYLTEHIVDLERKYLSKLSKQLRMEQQKKRPNKKTLEKLESTIEEVQSNKMVVRDIIDQIIKLSFVHRFKDVDDHIRSLSMKHLSVWIQNYPEYFMKVTFLKYYGWLLSDSSAEVRSQVLKILPDLISKQHSKVIDNSAVRQFFERFKERILEMALKDEVLDVKMNAVNVLIEVAALGYLENHEILSISSLIFDEKEVKVSSRGKSTRFLMAVAKFFAQVTAEKIKDFLNNHALPNTLFEISTPSLVKIGIFMRLLKESFDYHLQDKPEIGKKSTTLFQAAEFLYPSFGSLIKEICAILIYDGELQHPALNGENPSEEEEAENEDASELLLPNDVKSSELYITVLYGLCYGGANIKAQPRFDVAEAVLPQLDRLVNQLSLQSGNMLSSLTGIFNLFSFEDWIHTGYEKNIRTTLDKFIKAFSETHLSCELTDVKYKAFSDTVQHVKELKLNELDQCLQNQAIHIKILLEKFLDEKLNDEDGNILELFELLNTMFINKLTLLGKYYPVEMPDSLLDKFLSKYLLQIPLHSAQIDYDLMKQISFNILALAAAWEIQKWADILTNRSLDKNEQQIPQLEVQLLHKILDAFKKVLTAIHNDNANKVSSNFLLKLALANPFIDIIISIKVFQLRLSDNQRSLQQSMEELVPRRLSLEINSALLSIFLYLEGLCAQQLGVHLERSPEEDANLNDIDDEHVSKDCEKVLLIFTIKLKGLIKIGLLDRETMDRIALNKSKLPVLFGQVIDDTIFDQEKKPHSKVQHVGESIPEEPEDIDMLQDDPIEDSEI, encoded by the coding sequence TGGCCATGGGTCAAGAGCTCCGTCGAGGAAACGCAGGTCAGCGGTATCAGCAAGCGCCaaagaagatcaggaaCAGTTTCTCGAGGCAGTTAAGGACTTCCAACCTACGGAAATGTTCGAGATTTTGGCAACTTCTGAAGATGTCTCAATTGAAGAGTTGGCTAGAAACTGGTTAGAAACCTACAAGGGTGATAGAGaggagtttttgaaagattttatCAATCTGCTTTTGTGCTGTTGCGGGGCAGTGGCTCATGTTGAAACGCACGATGTTCGGAGCAATGAATCGTCAAACGaaaccattgaagaagtacaGCTAGTCTTtcagaaacagaagatTCATGAATTCCACCTGCTCATCAGCAAAAACTCTAAAAGAAAATCGAAGTATCCTCATCTTTACAGCAATTTCGTGGAATTGATGTCGAGATTGATGGATCTGGCGGACGAAGTTCAACTGATATGTACCGAGTACACTGAGGACGATAGTCAGATAACCACAGGTCCGTTTGTCCTCGACTTACTCACTTGGCTTTCGACACTCTCCGTCTGTAGGATACGGTGCTTGAGATACATAGCGACTCAAGTGCTGTATCTGTTTCAAGATTACTTGACAGAACACATTGTGGATTTGGAGAGGAAGTACTTATCCAAGCTATCGAAGCAACTAAGGATGGAGCAGCAAAAGAAGCGACCTAACAAGAAGACATTGGAGAAGCTAGAGTCGACCATCGAGGAAGTTCAAAGTAACAAAATGGTTGTGCGCGACATCATCGATCAGATAATCAAGCTGTCGTTCGTCCATAGGTTCAAGGATGTCGATGACCATATCAGGTCTCTCTCGATGAAGCATTTATCTGTCTGGATCCAGAACTACCCTGAGTATTTCATGAAGGTTACATTTCTAAAGTACTATGGCTGGCTCTTGAGCGACTCCTCAGCTGAAGTAAGATCTCAAGTCCTCAAGATCTTACCTGATCTAATCAGTAAACAACACAGTAAAGTGATCGACAATTCCGCCGTCCGTCAGTTTTTTGAAAGGTTTAAAGAGAGGATACTGGAGATGGCTCTGAAAGACGAAGTTCTAGATGTCAAGATGAATGCGGTAAATGTTCTGATTGAAGTAGCCGCTTTAGGATATTTGGAGAACCACGAGATTTTGTCAATTTCTAGCTTAatttttgatgagaaagaGGTCAAAGTCTCTTCCCGTGGTAAAAGCACCAGGTTCCTCATGGCTGTTGCCAAATTCTTCGCTCAAGTTACTGCtgagaaaatcaaagaCTTCTTGAATAACCATGCTCTACCCAATACTCTTTTCGAAATCTCTACGCCATCCTTAGTCAAAATAGGTATATTCATGAggcttttgaaagaatcttTTGATTACCACCTTCAGGACAAGCCAGAGATAGGAAAAAAGTCGACTACTCTCTTCCAAGCGGCCGAATTCCTGTATCCTTCTTTCGGCTCTTTGATAAAGGAAATATGCGCAATACTGATTTATGATGGAGAACTGCAGCATCCAGCCTTGAACGGTGAAAATCCTTcagaggaggaggaagccGAGAACGAAGATGCAAGCGAATTATTACTGCCTAACGACGTGAAGAGCTCTGAGCTGTACATCACTGTTCTTTACGGCTTGTGCTATGGAGGTGCTAATATCAAAGCACAGCCAAGGTTTGATGTTGCGGAGGCCGTCCTTCCGCAATTAGACCGGCTTGTGAACCAGTTATCACTTCAATCGGGCAATATGCTTTCGTCGCTTACGGGTATCTTTAATTTATTCTCCTTCGAGGATTGGATTCATACGGGTTATGAAAAGAATATCCGCACAACGCTTGATAAATTCATAAAGGCATTTTCAGAAACGCATCTGAGCTGTGAGCTTACCGATGTTAAGTATAAGGCTTTTTCAGATACCGTCCAGCATGTCAAAGAGTTGAAGTTGAATGAGCTCGACCAGTGTTTGCAAAATCAGGCAATACatatcaaaattttgctggagaagttcttggacGAGAAActgaatgatgaagatggcaATATTCTAGAGCTTTTCGAGCTTTTAAACACCATGTTCATCAACAAATTAACTCTGTTGGGAAAATATTACCCAGTTGAGATGCCTGATTCTTTACTGGACAAGTTTCTCAGCAAATATCTACTGCAAATACCACTTCACTCCGCTCAAATTGATTACGACCTTATGAAACAGATTAGCTTCAACATCCTGGCTCTCGCCGCAGCCTGGGAGATTCAGAAATGGGCCGACATTTTGACCAATAGATCACTGGATAAAAATGAACAACAGATACCGCAACTTGAGGTCCAATTGCTCCACAAGATTCTTGATGCATTCAAGAAAGTTTTGACTGCCATACACAATGACAATGCCAATAAGGTTTCCAGTAACTTTTTACTTAAATTGGCACTAGCTAATCCATTTATTGACATCATTATCTCGATAAAGGTTTTCCAGCTCAGGTTATCTGATAATCAGCGTTCGTTACAGCAGTCTATGGAGGAATTGGTGCCGAGACGTTTATCTCTAGAGATCAACTCTGCTCTTTTAAGCATTTTTCTTTATCTTGAGGGCCTATGTGCTCAGCAACTCGGTGTTCATCTGGAGAGGTCTCCAGAGGAAGATGCCAACCTTAACGATATCGACGATGAGCATGTCTCTAAGGACTGTGAGAAAGTGCTTCTAATATTTACTATCAAGCTGAAGGGTTTAATAAAGATCGGACTATTGGACAGAGAAACAATGGATAGAATAGCACTGAACAAATCAAAATTGCCAGTGTTATTTGGCCAAGTGATTGACGATACAATTTTCGACCAAGAAAAGAAACCCCACAGCAAGGTGCAACACGTCGGTGAGTCAATACCTGAAGAACCTGAAGATATTGACATGTTGCAAGATGATCCTATCGAGGATTCCGAAATATAA
- the SSM4 gene encoding E3 ubiquitin-protein ligase SSM4 (ancestral locus Anc_7.198) yields the protein MDVDVDRGTLKSGYDADIHMGATCRICRGEASEENPLFHPCKCKGSIKYIHESCLMEWISSKNIDISKPGTTATCDICHYPINFSTTYAENMPDRIPMSLLLRRSMISCFHFIKDGLTLNLAAVLFLFGIPLTWNFFGKLYTIILDGELPYKGDFHKSIAYGYRDDVSDNTSLLLQYTLNYRFSILQILMVVILHISLYFQYDMIVRESVMGKMILHKIGPQFTKEELIKIQLKERFPMMDEQTIEHVARLMKARDEVTQQPDNQEAAQSEDEEDNENNEIAQETGSDNDEEETTNASATNLQDNLISDSDSNGGEVDDEEPEDELVNNAMDINDTDIPFQRPFDAFRNRQAQNEFDNLIDQQNELANGQPINIVNPNDEDIGEDRLMNEEVEDEMNQPVPPPIVINLKLKLTNVLAYYIVAEVVIAAYLAVAYLLPTVVGFGLLKILIFFGRIFGHGLAQLYYLFQLQRPYHFALRNIPYFEQIASGISSNIVDTWIYYYDGYTNNSLRSSMLVRSLPALVSYIATITLISIASEVICKGYGRERGMKNRTRRFLFQILFAIKCTFKVFTLFFIELAGFPVLAGLMLDFSIFAPLLNPGKQLWAPQICTAWPPLIFFIYWTIGTLYMYWFAKYIGMIRQHIIRPGVLFFIRSPDDPNIKILHDSLIHPMSIQISRLCLSMFIYAVFIIVGFGFHTRFLFPVLLNSKLLTTNNFISFWAPMIYVIPFYITKQIVESKPSVKLYIRKYWERAFDVSARKLRLSSFILGHDIPIERGHVHYRNFFYRYFAKHKAELSNPQLFTCPKTLDQVKQLFKEDRNVHAYFIPNGILMRVPSSDIVSRNYVQTLFVPVTKDDKLLRPLDLEVIKARNKRNAGDFGYLDEQNTEFDSYSIVYTPPNFRTRYLLLLVFVWLFASLLVLLTTLLCQYVVTAILAVILVPIAGLLPNTHFGYEASKHFIKTKFQQLDIFFVCAGAVILSVLLEKYHAYKMSRINLADHIIPVVNEGLDEPEHNDNNLLERAPAPRARDMRATIEHFLNHGETKFVVYVVCMLAVMSIRHVTLSFNLRSLRTFGLGYVSRKHFREFEVIFSPARILNGRFEELAILFLENLTTLYIGRKAASNRHRPFLTWFKIISEDLLGQLSFILYTTMPLVLSWVFFSSLEYLLHSDHYTSFGAPMRFLWRYRLLPQSNDIQWTIPQHMCFLSLYVIMSSYIVWQGVSAAKKWFGVAMQNVKDEVYAKGRSLQNFSGSDD from the coding sequence ATGGACGTCGATGTGGATCGGGGGACGTTAAAAAGTGGATATGACGCAGATATACATATGGGAGCCACTTGTCGAATCTGTCGAGGTGAAGCAAGTGAAGAGAATCCTCTTTTCCATCCGTGTAAATGCAAAGGTTCGATCAAATACATTCATGAATCATGTTTGATGGAATGGATCTCTTCGAAAAATATAGACATTAGCAAACCAGGTACGACGGCAACGTGTGATATTTGTCACTACCCTATAAACTTCAGTACCACCTACGCGGAAAATATGCCAGATCGGATACCAATGTCCCTGCtgttgagaagaagcatgATTTCGTGcttccatttcatcaaggaTGGATTAACTTTGAATCTGGCAGCCGTTTTGTTCCTGTTTGGTATTCCCTTGACCTGGAACTTCTTCGGAAAGCTTTATACGATAATTTTGGATGGCGAACTACCCTACAAGGGTGATTTCCACAAGAGCATTGCCTATGGTTATAGAGACGATGTTTCGGACAATACAAGCTTATTATTGCAGTACACTTTGAACTATAGGTTCTCAATATTGCAGATCTTAATGGTGGTCATTCTTCACATTAGCCTATACTTTCAATACGACATGATTGTGAGGGAAAGCGTAATGGGTAAGATGATACTACACAAGATTGGTCCACAGTTCACGAAGGAAGAGTTGATAAAGATACAGTTAAAGGAGAGATTTCCGATGATGGATGAGCAAACGATCGAACATGTCGCACGGTTGATGAAGGCCAGAGATGAAGTGACACAACAGCCTGacaatcaagaagctgcaCAAtctgaggatgaggaagacaACGAGAATAATGAAATCGCTCAAGAAACGGGGAGCGACaatgacgaggaagagaCTACCAACGCGTCTGCGACAAACTTACAGGACAACTTAATATCCGATTCAGACTCTAACGGGGGCGAAGtagatgatgaagaaccagaggatgagctAGTGAACAATGCTATGGATATAAACGATACTGATATTCCTTTCCAGAGGCCTTTTGATGCGTTTAGAAACCGCCAAGCTCAAAATGAATTTGACAACTTGATTGATCAACAGAACGAATTGGCAAATGGACAACCAATTAACATTGTAAATCcaaatgatgaagacattgGTGAAGATCGTTTGATgaatgaagaagttgaagatgaaatgAATCAGCCAGTACCACCACCGATTGTTATaaatttgaaattgaaACTTACAAACGTTTTGGCTTACTATATTGTAGCCGAGGTGGTAATAGCAGCCTATTTGGCTGTTGCTTACTTGTTACCAACCGTCGTAGGGTTTGGTCTGTTGAAGATCCTAATATTTTTCGGCAGGATTTTTGGGCATGGCTTAGCTCAGCTGTATTATCTATTTCAATTACAAAGACCTTACCATTTCGCTTTAAGGAACATTCCATATTTTGAGCAGATTGCTTCGGGGATTTCGAGCAACATTGTTGACACCTGGATTTACTATTATGATGGATACACTAATAACAGCCTAAGATCGTCGATGCTTGTAAGAAGTCTTCCAGCGTTAGTATCCTACATTGCCACTATAACCCTTATAAGTATTGCCTCCGAGGTAATTTGTAAAGGCTATGGACGTGAAAGAGGTATGAAAAACCGTACCAGAAGATTCCTTTTCCAGATTTTGTTTGCTATCAAATGCACTTTTAAAGTTTTTACAttattcttcatcgaacTTGCTGGTTTTCCGGTTTTGGCTGGCTTAATGCTGGacttttcaatctttgctCCCTTGCTTAACCCAGGAAAACAATTATGGGCTCCTCAAATATGCACTGCTTGGCCACCGCTAATCTTTTTCATTTATTGGACAATCGGGACTCTGTACATGTACTGGTTCGCCAAATATATTGGTATGATAAGACAGCACATTATCAGACCAGgcgtcctcttctttatTAGGTCTCCTGATGATCCGAATATAAAAATATTGCATGACAGTCTGATTCATCCTATGAGCATTCAAATATCAAGATTATGCCTTTCGATGTTTATTTATGCTGTTTTCATTATCGTAGGATTCGGCTTTCACACCAGGTTCCTGTTCCCCGTACTATTGAATTCGAAATTACTGACAACTAACAACTTCATCAGTTTCTGGGCCCCAATGATATATGTGATACCCTTTTACATCACTAAACAAATCGTTGAGTCAAAACCGAGCGTCAAGCTATACATCAGAAAATATTGGGAGCGCGCGTTCGACGTCTCTGCAAGGAAACTGCGCTTATCGTCATTTATTCTTGGCCACGATATTCCAATCGAAAGAGGTCATGTTCATTATCGGAATTTCTTTTACAGGTACTTCGCTAAACACAAGGCTGAACTATCCAACCCGCAACTGTTCACTTGCCCCAAGACTTTGGATCAAGTGAAGCAGTTATTCAAGGAAGATCGTAATGTTCACGCATATTTTATCCCAAATGGTATTTTAATGCGTGTTCCCTCGTCTGATATAGTTTCCAGAAACTACGTCCAGACCTTATTCGTTCCAGTTACTAAAGATGATAAACTTCTAAGACCATTAGATTTGGAGGTTATTAAGGCGCGTAATAAACGCAATGCCGGCGATTTTGGGTACCTTGATGAGCAGAACACCGAGTTTGACTCATATTCGATAGTTTACACTCCACCAAATTTCCGCACGAGATACCTCTTGTTGCTAGTTTTCGTTTGGCTTTTCGCATCACTACTAGTTTTGTTGACAACCCTTCTTTGCCAATATGTTGTCACAGCTATCCTTGCGGTTATCCTGGTTCCCATTGCTGGATTGTTGCCCAATACTCATTTTGGATACGAAGCCTCCAAgcatttcatcaaaaccAAATTTCAACAGCTTGACATATTTTTTGTTTGCGCCGGTGCAGTCATATTATCGGTATTGCTTGAGAAATATCATGCCTATAAAATGTCGAGAATTAATCTAGCTGACCATATTATTCCTGTGGTCAACGAGGGCCTGGATGAGCCGGAGCATAATGATAACAATCTTTTGGAGCGAGCCCCAGCTCCCCGGGCGCGAGACATGCGTGCTACCATTGAACACTTTTTAAATCATGGGGAAACAAAATTCGTCGTTTATGTGGTCTGTATGCTTGCAGTTATGTCCATTCGCCACGTTACGCTCTCCTTTAATCTGCGTTCACTAAGGACATTTGGCCTAGGCTATGTTTCAAGGAAGCATTTCAGAGAGTTTGAGGTGATATTTTCACCAGCTCGCATATTGAAtggaagatttgaagaattaGCAATTCTATTCCTGGAGAATTTGACGACCTTATACATTGGTAGAAAAGCTGCAAGTAATAGACATCGTCCATTTCTCACATGGTTCAAGATCATATCTGAAGATTTGTTAGGTCAACTTTCATTCATTCTTTACACGACCATGCCGCTCGTCTTATCGTGggtcttcttctcttccttggaATATCTGTTGCATTCGGATCACTACACATCATTTGGCGCCCCAATGAGATTTTTATGGCGCTATAGGCTTCTGCCGCAATCAAATGATATTCAATGGACTATACCCCAACATATGTGTTTCTTATCTCTCTACGTTATCATGAGCAGTTATATTGTTTGGCAAGGAGTGTCTGCAGCCAAGAAGTGGTTTGGTGTTGCCATGCAAAATGTTAAGGATGAGGTTTACGCCAAAGGTAGATCCTTACAAAACTTTTCTGGAAGTGATGACTGA
- the CDC26 gene encoding anaphase promoting complex subunit CDC26 (ancestral locus Anc_7.199) has product MLRRPPTTLQLSQDDVAELIAELEEEKLQLRIQSQRKNLTRSSARSEPHTAEDRKLTEPASIDSSFQISPLDGKRLQLDPTDGAPSASVNWANRQNASMTPGANGSNVEGNPFFNGQNRT; this is encoded by the coding sequence ATGTTGAGGAGACCACCAACCACATTGCAATTATCGCAGGACGATGTTGCTGAACTGATAGCTGAAttggaagaggaaaaactgCAGCTACGAATTCAATCACAACGAAAGAACCTGACACGATCGTCTGCTAGATCGGAGCCCCATACTGCTGAAGACAGGAAGCTGACTGAGCCCGCTAGCATAGATTCTTCGTTTCAGATAAGCCCCTTGGATGGCAAGAGGCTTCAGCTGGACCCGACCGATGGAGCGCCCTCTGCTTCTGTGAACTGGGCAAATCGCCAGAATGCAAGTATGACTCCGGGGGCAAATGGTTCGAATGTTGAGGGGAACCCATTTTTCAATGGTCAAAATAGAACATAG